One window of Dysgonomonas mossii genomic DNA carries:
- a CDS encoding glycogen/starch synthase: MGTKKILYITQEITPYLPDSPIATNCRYLPQAIQEKGQEIRTFMPKFGSINERRNQLHEVIRLSGMNLIIDDTDHPLIIKVASIQAARMQIYFIDNDDYFKRKYTVADDHGVEFDDNDERSIFYVRGVLETIKKLRWIPDVIDCHGWMTALTGLYIKTAYADDPCFKNSKVVYSLYNDDFKKPFSNKFIDKLKFDGIKDKEITDLKGVVDFETLAKFAIKNADGVIQSEDLINKDVLDYASKSGKNFLPYQGDLENSVDAINNFYENL, from the coding sequence ATGGGTACTAAAAAGATTTTATACATCACGCAGGAGATCACTCCTTACTTGCCGGATTCACCAATAGCAACTAATTGTAGATACTTACCTCAAGCAATACAAGAAAAAGGACAGGAAATAAGAACGTTTATGCCGAAGTTCGGCAGTATAAACGAACGGCGTAATCAGTTGCATGAAGTTATACGCCTATCGGGAATGAATCTTATAATAGATGATACAGACCATCCTCTGATAATAAAAGTGGCATCGATACAGGCTGCTCGCATGCAGATCTACTTTATAGATAATGATGATTACTTCAAACGTAAATATACTGTGGCGGATGATCACGGAGTGGAGTTTGACGACAATGACGAACGAAGCATATTCTATGTGAGGGGTGTATTGGAAACAATAAAAAAACTTCGTTGGATACCTGATGTAATCGATTGTCATGGTTGGATGACAGCACTTACAGGTCTTTATATTAAGACAGCATATGCTGACGACCCTTGTTTCAAAAATTCAAAGGTTGTTTACTCTCTCTATAATGATGACTTTAAGAAGCCGTTCAGCAATAAGTTTATCGACAAATTAAAGTTCGACGGAATAAAAGATAAGGAAATCACAGACCTAAAAGGTGTTGTTGATTTCGAAACTCTGGCTAAATTTGCGATTAAAAATGCAGACGGAGTAATACAAAGTGAAGATTTGATCAATAAAGATGTACTCGATTACGCAAGTAAATCAGGTAAAAACTTCCTTCCTTATCAGGGAGATCTGGAAAATTCTGTTGATGCAATCAATAATTTTTACGAGAATCTTTAA
- a CDS encoding DUF4270 domain-containing protein, translating to MKSKALLSLIITILMVVFISCDDDLNKIGNSILPEGDDIFVYVDTVAITARTVSLEDSVYAKSQMGLLGNYVDPVFGNIKSDYLSELYCPENTEFPPKTLSIDSTFLEVISDQYLGDSIAPFGIAAYKATQPLTANFFTNIDPKKYCDMSQPLGQGIFTVTSAPNNSGQRTYSLRLKKSMGQEFYDEWVNSKGATFKNSDSFRKFFKGMYLTSTFGSGTMISASTTIFKVYLKYNGRNLADTQDSVRVGIFRMAFTPEVIQLNHIQNKNPDYLFTNNDTRTYMKSPAGVCTELTIPLAEIMKKAEETGKKNNKLNAANFKIKGFTEEEEKTNLGRPSTLLFINKDSLTNFFSDRNKNRPDAKTSFVMERSSTNIYNFVYGNISKSTVNNIANLINHYMDYYKGKDNIPDLKYLVIPVSTKTQSSTTSSGSSVTMYTNVYNLMTPASAIFRTDANNMKMGLIFSNYNSSSK from the coding sequence ATGAAGAGTAAAGCTTTACTGAGTCTGATAATTACAATCCTGATGGTTGTTTTTATTTCTTGTGATGACGATTTGAACAAGATAGGAAATTCTATACTGCCCGAAGGAGACGATATATTTGTATATGTTGATACTGTTGCCATAACAGCAAGAACCGTATCGCTCGAAGATTCGGTATATGCCAAATCTCAAATGGGGTTATTAGGGAATTATGTGGATCCTGTATTCGGGAACATAAAGTCTGACTATTTATCAGAACTATATTGTCCTGAAAATACTGAATTTCCACCAAAGACGCTTTCTATCGATTCGACTTTTCTTGAGGTGATTTCAGATCAGTATTTGGGAGATAGTATCGCTCCGTTTGGTATAGCTGCATACAAAGCAACACAGCCTCTTACCGCTAATTTCTTTACGAATATAGATCCGAAGAAATATTGTGATATGTCGCAACCTCTAGGACAAGGTATATTTACAGTGACTTCTGCTCCGAACAATAGCGGTCAAAGGACGTATTCACTTCGTCTCAAAAAATCGATGGGGCAAGAGTTTTATGATGAATGGGTGAACTCGAAAGGTGCAACATTCAAAAATTCTGATTCTTTCCGTAAATTCTTTAAAGGTATGTATCTTACATCTACCTTTGGTTCGGGAACAATGATTAGCGCGAGTACTACAATATTTAAGGTATATCTTAAATATAATGGCAGAAATCTAGCTGATACCCAAGACTCTGTTCGAGTAGGGATATTTAGAATGGCATTTACGCCCGAAGTGATACAGTTGAACCACATTCAGAACAAAAATCCGGACTACTTGTTTACTAACAATGATACACGTACATACATGAAAAGCCCGGCGGGAGTATGTACCGAATTGACAATACCTTTGGCCGAAATAATGAAAAAAGCCGAAGAGACGGGCAAGAAAAATAATAAATTGAACGCTGCTAACTTTAAGATTAAAGGATTCACCGAGGAGGAAGAAAAAACCAACTTGGGAAGACCATCAACTCTTTTGTTTATAAATAAAGATTCTTTGACTAATTTCTTCTCAGATAGAAATAAGAATAGACCGGATGCCAAAACCAGCTTTGTGATGGAGCGGTCGTCGACTAATATTTATAATTTTGTCTATGGAAATATATCAAAGAGTACTGTGAATAATATAGCTAACCTGATTAATCACTATATGGATTATTATAAGGGAAAAGACAATATTCCTGATCTTAAATATTTGGTTATACCTGTTTCTACTAAGACTCAGTCGTCTACAACGTCTTCAGGGTCTAGTGTTACTATGTACACAAATGTTTATAACTTAATGACTCCTGCATCAGCTATATTCAGAACAGATGCTAATAATATGAAGATGGGGCTTATATTCAGTAACTATAATAGCAGCTCGAAATGA
- a CDS encoding TonB-dependent receptor: MKKIILLSFYILYAISSIAQSKPSSIKGHVLDGQTEEHLPGVTVYIDKTKHAAVTDETGHFSIDKLPAGTYILVTQYIGYAPIRQEVTIGQGVTRNVTMYIEPENQQLGEIAVTASLRALNRKVSPVVVNELTTKTFEATNSVSLSQGLNYMPGLRVETNCQNCGTQEVRINGLEGQYSQMLIDGQAVFTSLSKMYGLEQMPTNMIEQVEVIRGGGSVLYGANAIGGVINVITKEPEKNSYQAKYNMSLIDGKSADNILSLNSSFVDRTKTSGISLFANMRHRNAWDANDDGFSEIGKNKATSIGFRSFTKPTLNDKLTLEYHYISEYRRGGDNLNRPPHEAEIAETTDYSIHAGSVGYIHSSDDNKRKLTVNGSIQKTGRDSYYGGGRDLNGYGNTSELAATGTVRYEVNTDKLLFMPAKFTVGFTQEYTNLHDTIHSRNIKQIVNVTSLYAQNEWRDDKLTFIVGIRGDKHNKLSNVNIIPRSSIRYRVGEKVNLRAAYSMGYRAPEIIASDLDVPVIGGKATITVLGENLKREYSNAINGGFDYTLFNNKFYSYFLVEGFYNKINRVFIVEETGTDAMGNIIMTRKNGDGAYVYGLNLETTIQPIDWLELQGGFTWQRSRYTEPVSWSSESYVEPVKKMLRSPDTYGFFSATATPKKSYAVSLSGVYTGSMLAPHFAGAEGVDKDVTVKTRSFVDMTVKLSYFFNLNATNKVEINGGIQNMFNQIQKDYDKGPNRDSEYIYGPSLPRTFFIGLKISSI; encoded by the coding sequence ATGAAAAAGATTATACTTTTATCATTCTATATACTATATGCTATAAGTTCTATAGCGCAATCGAAACCTTCATCAATCAAAGGGCATGTCCTCGATGGGCAAACTGAAGAGCACCTTCCGGGTGTAACTGTTTATATCGATAAAACCAAGCATGCTGCCGTAACAGACGAAACAGGGCATTTCTCTATCGATAAATTGCCCGCAGGGACATATATTCTGGTAACTCAGTATATCGGATATGCTCCCATAAGGCAAGAGGTAACTATAGGGCAGGGTGTTACCCGAAATGTAACCATGTACATAGAACCTGAGAATCAGCAACTCGGCGAAATTGCAGTAACTGCATCTTTGAGGGCGCTCAATCGGAAGGTTTCGCCTGTGGTGGTGAACGAGCTTACAACAAAAACATTTGAGGCTACAAACTCTGTATCGCTCTCGCAAGGCTTGAATTATATGCCGGGCTTGCGTGTAGAAACCAATTGCCAGAATTGCGGTACACAAGAAGTCCGCATCAATGGCTTGGAGGGTCAGTACTCGCAAATGCTTATTGACGGACAAGCCGTATTTACATCCCTATCTAAAATGTATGGATTAGAACAGATGCCGACTAATATGATAGAACAAGTCGAAGTAATCAGAGGTGGTGGCTCTGTTCTATATGGCGCAAATGCAATTGGTGGAGTTATTAATGTGATAACAAAAGAGCCGGAGAAGAATTCTTATCAGGCAAAATACAATATGTCTTTGATAGATGGAAAATCGGCGGATAATATTCTATCTCTCAATTCTTCATTTGTAGACAGGACGAAGACTTCGGGTATTTCATTATTTGCTAATATGCGCCATCGTAATGCATGGGATGCCAATGATGATGGTTTCTCCGAAATTGGAAAAAATAAGGCGACATCTATTGGTTTCCGCAGTTTTACAAAGCCTACTTTAAATGATAAGCTCACGCTCGAATATCACTATATCTCCGAGTACAGAAGAGGAGGAGATAATCTCAATCGCCCACCCCATGAAGCGGAGATAGCCGAGACTACAGATTATAGTATACATGCCGGGAGCGTAGGGTATATACATTCGAGTGACGATAACAAACGTAAGTTGACGGTGAATGGCTCTATTCAAAAAACAGGTAGAGATAGTTACTATGGCGGCGGTCGTGATCTGAATGGGTACGGTAATACATCCGAACTGGCAGCTACAGGTACTGTTCGCTACGAGGTGAATACCGATAAACTGCTGTTTATGCCTGCTAAATTTACTGTAGGTTTTACACAAGAGTATACAAACCTTCATGATACGATTCATAGCCGGAATATAAAGCAAATAGTCAATGTAACTAGCCTCTATGCGCAGAATGAGTGGCGTGACGACAAGCTGACTTTCATTGTAGGAATAAGAGGTGACAAGCATAATAAGCTGAGTAATGTAAATATCATTCCCCGGTCAAGCATCAGATACAGAGTGGGGGAGAAAGTGAATTTACGTGCGGCATATTCGATGGGCTACAGGGCTCCCGAAATAATTGCTTCTGATCTGGACGTACCTGTTATCGGAGGAAAGGCAACAATTACTGTTCTTGGTGAAAACCTGAAACGTGAATATTCGAATGCTATCAATGGAGGATTTGATTATACTTTGTTTAATAATAAGTTTTATTCCTATTTTCTTGTCGAAGGATTTTACAATAAGATAAACAGGGTGTTTATAGTAGAAGAAACAGGAACCGACGCTATGGGTAATATTATAATGACCCGCAAGAATGGAGATGGTGCATACGTATACGGGTTGAATCTGGAAACAACAATACAGCCTATCGACTGGCTTGAGCTGCAAGGTGGATTTACTTGGCAGAGAAGCCGCTATACAGAGCCTGTAAGCTGGTCGTCAGAGTCGTATGTAGAACCTGTGAAGAAGATGCTCCGATCACCTGATACGTACGGATTCTTTTCGGCAACCGCTACGCCTAAGAAAAGCTATGCCGTTTCCTTGTCGGGTGTGTATACAGGCTCTATGTTGGCTCCCCACTTTGCCGGTGCAGAGGGTGTTGATAAAGATGTGACTGTAAAAACACGCAGCTTTGTGGATATGACCGTGAAGTTGTCTTATTTTTTCAATCTGAATGCTACTAACAAAGTGGAGATTAATGGCGGGATACAGAACATGTTCAACCAGATACAGAAAGATTACGACAAAGGCCCTAACCGGGATTCTGAATACATTTACGGACCATCATTGCCTCGTACATTCTTTATCGGTCTTAAAATAAGTTCTATATAA
- a CDS encoding LysE family translocator, producing the protein MVYIIIKGLFIGFLSSAPMGPVGMLCIQRTLNEGKKQGLITGLGAAVGDMLIALLAIIAALGLGFSTEFIQQHEGPLKIVGSVVLIAFGYVVFNKNPSKSLTKLKENAMSFWKVFASSLGLTVSNIATLFLYIALFARFNVIDADKPFGYDLLTISFIGIGAMLWWLLVTYFVNKLRSRFNPRGLQIFNKIIGVLLVGLGVAGIITGTLMGIDIF; encoded by the coding sequence ATGGTATATATCATTATAAAAGGATTATTTATTGGTTTTTTATCTTCTGCTCCTATGGGACCTGTTGGTATGCTGTGTATTCAGCGTACTCTGAATGAAGGAAAGAAGCAAGGGTTGATAACCGGACTCGGAGCCGCTGTGGGTGATATGCTGATAGCATTGCTTGCTATTATTGCAGCTTTAGGTCTAGGGTTCAGCACCGAATTTATTCAACAACACGAAGGCCCTCTTAAGATTGTGGGTAGTGTCGTCCTCATTGCTTTCGGGTATGTAGTTTTTAATAAAAACCCGTCGAAAAGCCTTACTAAACTAAAAGAAAATGCCATGTCTTTCTGGAAGGTCTTTGCATCTTCGCTAGGACTTACCGTTTCCAATATCGCTACGTTATTTCTTTATATAGCCCTGTTTGCTCGCTTCAATGTGATTGATGCGGATAAGCCTTTCGGATACGATCTTCTTACCATATCTTTTATTGGTATCGGAGCTATGCTGTGGTGGTTGCTGGTTACTTACTTTGTTAATAAACTGCGATCCCGCTTCAATCCCAGAGGGCTTCAGATATTTAATAAGATCATAGGGGTACTATTGGTAGGTCTCGGTGTAGCCGGTATTATTACAGGTACACTGATGGGAATAGATATCTTCTAG
- a CDS encoding DUF3329 domain-containing protein: MYAQNNSFDHGVSLFRKIYSKTERLLYSISNTKTKIRACWIVVILICFTALYSLNRLTPIISDDFAYLFIYGEEGRITSIKDIIHSQVNHYYMWGGRSVVHFIAQILLMLPTDVADLLNTLVYLSYIFLIYLHIKGRTKNSIFLFLTVNLGVWFSQPVIGDTIFWLTGSANYLWGTWLILLFLLPFRLYIGRVSTPILQAFYSMCIFTLGILAGWTNENTAAAMLVIVIGFFIYYRSHKWSIPVWAIAGFAGAIIGFIIMIAAPGNFVRAGESTSFSLYNLSYRLFMWTLTFFYYSGPLFLITLISIITFSRFSRGDKKDKMKLVLIYAVAAIAAVYAMLASPTFPRRALFGVVTFLIIAIGICFYNLDYKNVFLRQIRLIVVSVSLIAFLFTFYLGWKEINSYSKIVAQREVAIKQAKEKGLDYCEFTRYNGSSYIHGEDPYSEELMSRYYGIRIKLKD; this comes from the coding sequence ATGTACGCCCAGAACAACAGTTTCGACCATGGAGTATCTCTTTTTCGAAAAATATATAGCAAGACGGAGAGACTCTTATATTCTATCAGCAACACCAAAACAAAGATAAGGGCGTGTTGGATAGTTGTGATACTAATCTGTTTCACAGCTCTATATTCACTAAACAGATTGACTCCTATTATATCCGATGACTTTGCATATCTCTTTATCTACGGAGAAGAAGGTCGTATCACTTCGATCAAGGACATTATACATTCTCAAGTCAACCATTACTACATGTGGGGAGGACGCTCCGTTGTTCATTTTATCGCACAAATACTGCTAATGCTCCCTACCGATGTAGCAGATCTACTAAATACACTAGTTTATTTAAGCTATATCTTCTTAATCTACCTGCACATCAAAGGAAGAACAAAAAATAGTATTTTCTTATTCTTAACCGTCAATCTTGGAGTATGGTTTTCACAACCCGTAATTGGCGATACCATCTTTTGGCTAACGGGCTCTGCCAACTACCTTTGGGGAACATGGCTGATTTTACTATTCCTTTTGCCCTTCAGGCTGTACATAGGAAGAGTATCAACGCCTATACTACAAGCTTTTTACTCTATGTGTATTTTCACACTGGGAATACTAGCCGGATGGACAAACGAAAACACAGCGGCTGCAATGTTAGTGATTGTTATAGGCTTTTTCATATATTACCGTTCACACAAGTGGTCTATTCCTGTTTGGGCTATTGCTGGATTTGCCGGAGCTATTATAGGCTTTATCATCATGATAGCTGCTCCGGGAAACTTCGTAAGAGCGGGAGAATCTACATCATTCAGCCTATACAACTTAAGTTACCGCCTATTTATGTGGACGCTTACATTCTTTTATTATAGCGGACCTCTTTTTCTTATTACTCTCATTTCCATTATCACTTTCAGTCGTTTCTCGAGAGGAGATAAAAAAGACAAAATGAAGCTTGTGCTTATATATGCAGTAGCTGCTATTGCAGCAGTATATGCCATGCTGGCTTCACCTACATTCCCCCGCAGAGCACTTTTCGGCGTTGTCACGTTCCTTATTATTGCCATAGGCATCTGCTTTTATAACCTGGATTATAAAAACGTATTTTTGAGGCAAATAAGACTTATCGTAGTATCAGTATCACTGATAGCCTTTTTATTTACCTTTTATCTGGGCTGGAAAGAAATTAATTCATACAGCAAGATAGTAGCACAACGGGAAGTTGCTATAAAACAAGCGAAAGAAAAAGGTTTAGATTATTGTGAATTTACACGATACAACGGAAGTTCGTACATACACGGAGAAGACCCATATTCAGAGGAGCTAATGTCTCGCTATTATGGGATAAGGATCAAATTAAAAGATTGA
- a CDS encoding adenosylcobalamin-dependent ribonucleoside-diphosphate reductase, with the protein MAQKVYTFDEAYKAALDYFNGDELAAKVWVNKYALKDATGNIYEQSPEDMHWRLANEIGRIESKYKNGLTTQELYDLFDQFKYIVPQGSPMTGIGNDYQIASLSNCFVIGMDGSSDSYGAIIRVDEEQVQLMKRRGGVGHDLSHIRPKGSPVKNSALTSTGLVPFMERYSNSTREVAQDGRRGALMLSVSIKHPDSESFIDAKMIEGKVTGANVSVRIDDAFMQAVVDGTPYTQQYPIDSNTPTTVRDTNATDLWKKIVHNAWKSAEPGVLFWDTIIRESVPDCYADLGFKTISTNPCGEIPLCPYDSCRLLAINLYSYVVNPFKEDAYFDFELFKKHVGLAQRIMDDIIDLETEKIDKILNKIEIDPENEEVKWPERHLWEKIRKKTLQGRRTGVGITAEGDMIAAMGLRYGTEEATTFAEEVHRTLAIAAYRASVELAKERGAFEIFDIERERNNPFINRLAEVDPKLYKDMEKYGRRNIACLTVAPTGTTSLMTQSTSGIEPVFLPVYKRRRKVNPNDKEVRVDFVDENGDSWEEYVVFHHKFVTWMESKGYPAAKRYTNEEIDKMVAESPYYKATSNDVDWLQKVKMQGRIQKWVDHSISVTINLPSDVSEDLVNQLYIEAWKSGCKGCTVYRDGSRAGVLIANDSKKEEEDCGDCYERPQIVMERPRELAADVIKFQNNKEKWIAFIGLLDGRPYEIFTGLSDDDEGLVLPKNINQGVIIKTMNDEGQRSYDFQFKNKRGYKTTIEGLNGKFNPEFWNYAKLISGVLRYGMPIDQVVKLVQGLELNSETINTWKNGVERALKKYLPNETEAKGQKCPVCGLETLVYQEGCMKCTNCGASKCG; encoded by the coding sequence ATGGCACAGAAGGTTTACACTTTTGACGAGGCGTATAAAGCCGCACTTGATTACTTTAACGGTGATGAGCTAGCCGCTAAAGTATGGGTTAACAAATATGCCCTAAAAGATGCGACAGGCAATATCTACGAACAATCGCCCGAAGATATGCATTGGAGATTGGCGAACGAAATAGGCCGTATAGAATCAAAATATAAAAATGGACTCACTACCCAAGAGCTATACGACTTGTTTGACCAATTTAAATATATTGTGCCACAAGGAAGCCCAATGACAGGAATAGGCAATGACTATCAAATAGCATCATTGTCGAACTGTTTTGTTATCGGCATGGATGGATCATCGGATTCGTACGGGGCTATTATCCGCGTCGACGAAGAACAAGTACAACTAATGAAACGCCGTGGAGGTGTTGGACACGATTTATCACACATACGTCCTAAAGGATCTCCGGTAAAGAACTCAGCTCTTACATCTACCGGACTTGTCCCTTTTATGGAAAGATATTCCAACTCTACACGTGAAGTCGCTCAAGATGGACGTCGTGGAGCCCTTATGCTTAGCGTATCTATCAAGCACCCTGACTCGGAATCGTTCATTGATGCAAAAATGATAGAAGGGAAGGTTACGGGCGCCAATGTTTCGGTGAGAATAGACGATGCCTTTATGCAAGCAGTAGTAGACGGAACACCGTATACACAGCAATACCCGATAGACTCGAACACCCCGACTACAGTAAGAGACACTAACGCTACCGACCTGTGGAAAAAGATAGTTCACAATGCATGGAAATCGGCCGAACCGGGAGTATTGTTTTGGGATACCATCATCAGAGAATCTGTGCCGGACTGCTATGCAGACCTTGGATTCAAGACTATATCCACAAATCCATGTGGCGAGATTCCTCTTTGTCCTTATGACAGCTGCCGTCTATTGGCTATCAATTTATATTCATACGTAGTGAATCCATTCAAAGAAGATGCATATTTCGACTTCGAACTATTCAAAAAACACGTGGGACTGGCACAACGAATCATGGACGATATTATCGATCTTGAAACCGAGAAGATAGATAAGATCCTGAACAAGATAGAAATTGACCCTGAAAACGAAGAAGTAAAATGGCCTGAAAGGCATCTATGGGAAAAAATCCGTAAGAAAACACTACAAGGCCGCCGTACAGGAGTAGGTATCACAGCCGAGGGCGACATGATTGCCGCTATGGGCTTGCGCTACGGAACAGAAGAGGCTACAACTTTTGCCGAAGAAGTACACCGCACACTGGCTATTGCTGCATACCGTGCTTCTGTGGAACTGGCGAAGGAACGTGGAGCATTCGAAATATTCGACATCGAACGTGAAAGAAACAATCCTTTCATCAATCGTTTGGCTGAAGTTGATCCGAAACTATACAAAGACATGGAAAAATACGGACGTCGCAACATAGCATGTCTTACAGTAGCACCTACAGGAACAACAAGCTTGATGACACAGTCGACATCAGGTATCGAGCCGGTATTCCTCCCGGTATACAAACGTCGCCGCAAAGTGAATCCAAACGACAAAGAAGTCCGTGTAGACTTTGTTGACGAAAACGGAGACTCTTGGGAAGAATATGTCGTATTCCACCATAAGTTTGTAACATGGATGGAAAGTAAAGGATATCCTGCTGCCAAACGATATACAAATGAAGAAATAGACAAGATGGTTGCCGAATCGCCTTACTACAAGGCTACTTCAAACGATGTAGACTGGCTACAGAAAGTAAAAATGCAGGGACGCATCCAAAAGTGGGTAGACCACTCTATCAGCGTAACCATCAACCTGCCATCTGATGTTTCGGAAGACCTCGTGAACCAACTTTATATAGAAGCTTGGAAAAGCGGATGTAAAGGATGTACTGTATACCGTGACGGATCGCGCGCCGGAGTTCTTATTGCCAACGACAGCAAAAAGGAAGAAGAAGACTGCGGAGACTGCTACGAACGCCCTCAGATAGTAATGGAACGCCCTCGCGAACTGGCTGCGGATGTCATCAAATTCCAAAACAACAAGGAAAAATGGATTGCTTTCATCGGCTTATTAGACGGACGCCCTTACGAGATCTTTACCGGATTGTCGGACGACGATGAAGGCCTTGTGCTTCCGAAGAACATCAATCAAGGTGTGATTATCAAAACAATGAATGACGAAGGTCAACGTTCATACGACTTCCAGTTTAAGAATAAGAGAGGTTATAAAACAACAATCGAAGGACTGAACGGCAAGTTCAACCCGGAGTTCTGGAACTACGCCAAACTAATATCAGGAGTGTTGCGTTACGGAATGCCTATCGATCAGGTTGTAAAACTTGTTCAGGGACTTGAACTCAATAGCGAAACAATCAACACATGGAAGAATGGTGTTGAACGTGCACTGAAGAAATACCTACCGAACGAAACAGAAGCCAAAGGTCAAAAATGTCCTGTCTGTGGATTAGAAACATTGGTATATCAAGAAGGTTGTATGAAATGTACAAACTGTGGTGCATCGAAATGCGGATAA
- a CDS encoding zinc ribbon domain-containing protein, which produces MAKKSTEKEVTVEEKLHTLYHLQLKLSEIDNIKILRGELPLEVADLEDEIIGLETRIKKHEAELKEADTAISHQKQKAKDSELKIAKYKEQLDNVRNNREFDHLSKEIEFETLEIELSEKRIREFSQDSKSLAEQIEKSKAFLSERAADLAQKKEELDGIVSETKQQEEQLRDEVKDIEAEVEPRLLQAFKRIRKSARNGLAVVCIERGACGGCFNKIPPQKQMDIKIGKKIIVCEYCGRIMIDPELIAAE; this is translated from the coding sequence ATGGCAAAAAAATCTACAGAAAAAGAAGTAACGGTAGAAGAAAAGCTACATACGCTTTATCATCTACAGCTGAAACTATCTGAAATAGATAATATCAAAATCCTACGTGGAGAACTTCCTCTTGAAGTAGCCGACCTTGAAGATGAAATCATCGGATTGGAAACTCGTATCAAAAAACACGAGGCTGAATTAAAAGAAGCTGATACTGCAATTTCGCATCAAAAGCAAAAAGCAAAAGACAGCGAGCTCAAAATTGCAAAATATAAAGAACAGCTTGATAATGTTCGCAACAATCGTGAGTTTGATCACCTCAGCAAAGAGATAGAGTTCGAAACATTGGAAATTGAACTTTCAGAAAAACGTATCCGCGAATTTAGCCAGGATTCTAAAAGCCTTGCTGAGCAAATAGAAAAGAGTAAAGCTTTTCTTAGCGAACGTGCTGCCGACCTTGCTCAAAAGAAAGAAGAACTGGATGGCATTGTATCTGAAACAAAACAACAAGAAGAACAACTTCGCGACGAAGTGAAAGATATCGAGGCCGAAGTAGAACCTCGTTTATTACAAGCCTTCAAGAGAATTCGCAAAAGTGCACGCAACGGTTTGGCTGTTGTATGTATAGAGCGTGGTGCTTGCGGGGGTTGCTTCAACAAAATTCCACCACAAAAACAAATGGATATCAAAATCGGCAAGAAAATTATCGTTTGCGAATATTGTGGTCGTATCATGATTGATCCGGAACTAATAGCAGCAGAGTAA